A genomic stretch from Streptomyces sp. QL37 includes:
- a CDS encoding cysteine synthase, translated as MRYDSPLAAVGNTPLVRLPRLSPSEDVRIWAKLEDRNPTGSIKDRPALHMVEQAEKDGRLTPGCTILEPTSGNTGISLAMAAKLKGYRIVCVMPENTSQERRDLLTMWGAEIIPSPAAGGSNTAVRVAKELSAEHPDWVMLYQYGNPDNAGAHYATTGPEILTDLPSITHFVAGLGTTGTLMGVGRYLRENKPDVSVVAAEPRYDDLVYGLRNLDEGFVPELYDASVLTTRFSVGSADAVTRTRELLQQEGIFAGVSTGAALHAAIGVGRKAVKAGESADIVFVVADGGWKYLSTGVYTAPTTEAAIETLHGQLWA; from the coding sequence ATGCGGTACGACTCCCCGCTGGCGGCCGTGGGCAACACCCCTCTGGTCCGCCTCCCGCGGCTGTCCCCGTCCGAGGACGTCCGGATCTGGGCCAAGCTCGAGGACCGCAACCCCACCGGCTCGATCAAGGACCGCCCCGCGCTCCACATGGTCGAGCAGGCGGAGAAGGACGGCCGCCTGACACCCGGCTGCACGATCCTCGAACCCACCAGCGGCAACACCGGCATCTCGCTCGCCATGGCGGCCAAGCTCAAGGGCTACCGCATCGTCTGCGTCATGCCGGAGAACACCTCGCAGGAGCGGCGCGACCTGCTCACCATGTGGGGCGCCGAGATCATCCCGTCCCCCGCCGCGGGCGGCTCCAACACCGCCGTACGCGTGGCCAAGGAGCTCTCCGCCGAGCACCCCGACTGGGTCATGCTCTACCAGTACGGCAACCCGGACAACGCCGGCGCCCACTACGCCACCACCGGCCCGGAGATCCTCACCGACCTCCCGTCCATCACGCACTTCGTGGCGGGCCTCGGCACCACCGGCACCCTCATGGGCGTGGGCCGCTACCTCCGGGAGAACAAGCCGGACGTGAGCGTCGTCGCCGCCGAACCGCGCTACGACGACCTCGTCTACGGCCTGCGCAACCTCGACGAGGGCTTCGTCCCCGAGCTCTACGACGCCTCCGTGCTCACCACCCGCTTCTCCGTCGGCTCGGCCGACGCCGTCACCCGCACCCGGGAGCTCCTCCAGCAGGAGGGCATCTTCGCGGGCGTCTCCACCGGCGCCGCACTCCACGCCGCCATCGGCGTCGGCCGCAAGGCCGTCAAGGCGGGGGAGTCCGCGGACATCGTCTTCGTCGTCGCGGACGGCGGCTGGAAGTACCTGTCCACCGGCGTCTACACCGCCCCCACGACGGAAGCCGCCATCGAGACCCTGCACGGCCAGCTCTGGGCCTGA
- a CDS encoding MoaD/ThiS family protein: MAIEVRIPTILRTYTDGAKAVEGSGETLADLLADLETRHNGIRERIVDGDQLRRFVNVYLNDEDVRFLDGISTKLADGDNVTILPAVAGGMR; this comes from the coding sequence ATGGCCATCGAGGTCCGCATCCCGACCATCCTCCGCACCTACACCGACGGCGCCAAGGCCGTCGAAGGCAGCGGGGAGACCCTCGCCGACCTCCTCGCCGACCTGGAGACCCGCCACAACGGCATCCGTGAGCGCATCGTCGACGGCGACCAGCTGCGCCGCTTCGTGAACGTCTACCTCAACGACGAGGACGTCCGCTTCCTCGACGGCATCTCCACGAAGCTCGCCGACGGCGACAACGTCACCATCCTCCCGGCCGTCGCCGGCGGCATGCGCTGA
- a CDS encoding MBL fold metallo-hydrolase, whose protein sequence is MKLTVVGCSGSFPSAGSACSSYLVEADGFRLLLDMGNGALGELQRHVGLYDLDAIFLSHLHADHCIDMCAYFVVRYYRFDGGRPAAIPVYGPDGTEQRLTTAHADTPSDHAMGEVFDFHTLKSGSFDIGPFSVRTEKLRHPVDTFGIRVEHNGRSLTYSGDTGTCEALAELAEGADLFLCEASFIHGKEDIPDLHLNGREAGEYAARAGAGRLVLTHIPPWTDAERNLADAREVYDGPVELAVPGAVYEI, encoded by the coding sequence ATGAAGCTCACCGTCGTCGGCTGCTCCGGCTCGTTCCCCTCCGCGGGTTCGGCATGCTCGAGCTACCTCGTAGAGGCCGACGGCTTCCGGCTGCTCCTCGACATGGGCAACGGCGCCCTGGGCGAGCTGCAGCGCCATGTCGGTCTCTACGACCTCGACGCCATCTTCCTCAGCCACCTCCATGCCGATCACTGCATCGACATGTGCGCGTACTTCGTCGTCCGCTACTACCGCTTCGACGGCGGACGCCCCGCCGCGATCCCCGTCTACGGCCCCGACGGCACCGAGCAGCGGCTCACCACGGCCCACGCCGACACCCCGTCCGACCACGCGATGGGGGAGGTCTTCGACTTCCACACGCTGAAGTCCGGATCGTTCGACATCGGCCCCTTCTCGGTCCGCACGGAGAAGCTCCGCCACCCCGTCGACACCTTCGGCATCAGGGTCGAGCACAACGGGCGCTCACTCACCTACTCCGGCGACACCGGCACCTGCGAGGCGCTGGCCGAACTCGCCGAGGGCGCCGATCTGTTCCTCTGCGAAGCATCGTTCATCCATGGCAAGGAGGACATCCCGGACCTCCACCTCAACGGCCGCGAAGCAGGCGAATACGCCGCCCGCGCCGGAGCGGGACGCCTCGTCCTCACCCACATCCCGCCGTGGACGGACGCCGAACGCAACCTCGCCGACGCACGCGAGGTCTACGACGGCCCGGTCGAGCTGGCGGTGCCGGGCGCGGTGTACGAGATCTAG
- a CDS encoding putative leader peptide produces the protein MVPHDVSEKAPGMLLVARLHVDLCRLSSAMCRAAACP, from the coding sequence ATGGTTCCCCATGACGTGAGCGAAAAGGCCCCGGGCATGCTGCTCGTCGCGCGGCTGCACGTCGACCTGTGCAGGCTCTCCAGCGCGATGTGTCGGGCTGCCGCCTGCCCGTGA
- a CDS encoding M67 family metallopeptidase — MLTLTQALHDQIVAHARADHPDEACGVVAGPAGAGRAERFIPMLNAARSPTFYEFDSADLLKLYREMDDRDEEPVIIYHSHTATEAYPSRTDVTYANEPGAHYVLVSTADTDDAGPFQFRSYRIVNGEITEEEVEVVEAYPAAE, encoded by the coding sequence ATGCTGACCCTTACCCAGGCGCTCCACGACCAGATCGTCGCGCACGCCCGCGCGGACCACCCCGACGAAGCGTGCGGAGTGGTCGCCGGACCCGCCGGAGCGGGCCGCGCCGAACGCTTCATCCCCATGCTCAACGCCGCGCGCTCGCCCACGTTCTACGAATTCGACTCCGCGGACCTGCTGAAGCTCTACCGCGAGATGGACGACCGCGACGAGGAGCCGGTGATCATCTACCACTCCCACACCGCGACCGAGGCCTACCCCTCCCGCACCGACGTCACCTACGCCAACGAGCCCGGCGCCCACTACGTGCTGGTCTCCACCGCGGACACCGACGACGCGGGCCCCTTCCAGTTCCGCTCGTACCGCATCGTGAACGGTGAGATCACCGAGGAAGAGGTCGAGGTCGTCGAGGCCTACCCCGCAGCGGAGTGA